TTTCTGGTTTCAGGCCCTTGCGGCGTTTCCAGTCGCAAAAGTTGTAGTGTTCCAATTCATTCAGCCTATAGCCGGTGTGATCATTGCCTATTTCCTAATTGGCGAGCGCTTCACGATATGGCTTTTTATAGGCGGCGCTATGATACTAAGCGGGGTCTGGCTTGTGAACAGAAAATAACCGATCTGGCAGATATGAAGACGAGAAGTGTCAGCCCCTCAGGACGTGATAACCTAAGGATACAATCACCTCCGGGATCATCCTTTTATTTTATAGACACTTTTATTTGCCGCGATTTTATATCGCGGTATTTTTTATCTCCTGCCGTATGTCAATAAATATCAAAGGTATCTTACTCTTTTAATCTTGCAAAAACCTCCATACTTCGTCTAATTACCTTTTATGATTTTTTTGACTCCTCTTTTTAAAAACCAATCCTCCACTCTTTCAACAATGTCCCCTTGCAGAAAGATGCCCCCTTTTTCTACTTTGGAGCCGCATCCAAGCCCTTTCCTCATTTCTTTGGCAAGAGCTTCAAGATCTATCGCTGCGTCCTTAGGTATCGTCACAAGAGTTACTGTCTTTCCGCCGCACCCGGCTGTACGCCGCTGCAGTGAAACCTTGCTGAGTTTTGAAATATGGCCGACTTCTGACGGAGGGACTCTCTTTTCTCCTGTATCTTCAGAGGTCAAAGAACCATGCCGATCAATTACGTTTTTCTCTTTTTCCGACTCTTTCTCAAGCAGCACACCAAGTGATACGCTCAGCGGCCCGCCGTCTTCCCCTAAACTGAAACCGTCTCCCGATTTTATTTTTTTTATCTTCTTTGGCTTCGTCACACCCAAACACCCCCATTTTGTTATACTATGCTAAATGCTTAAGGAAACACTGAACAACTAAACGCAAAAGATGTGTTGGTCTGCGTTTCACTACAAATTATAAACTTTACGGAGCTGATAACATGTGCAAGCTGGATGCTTTTACTGAAAACCTCTTCTCTTTTGCCAATATGATAGGCGGAAACGGTCAGGTTCTTGAACTGCTGTCAGGCTCACTTGCGGCTGCGACCGGACTGCCTTACGCGGGAGAAAATTATGCTATTTTCACTCCGCGCGCCACCGTTGACGAGCTTTCAAAAGTTTTGGATTTCTTTAAGGAGAAAGAGCTTCCTTTCGTCGTTCCCCAGCTCTATGACTTTAGCCCATCTTTCTCCGCCTCGCTGGATTCAGCCGGTCTTTCAGTACGGCGCCGCTACACTGCAATGTCGCTCAATCCGGCTGTGGCTGGAGAATGGGAGCGCGACAATGATATCGTTTCGGTTTCGGACGAAATGGTATCTGACTGGGCGTCGACAGTATGGGAGGGGTTTGGCGGAGACATTTCAGTTCCGGATGAATATTGCCTTTTTGCTGATTATCTCAACAGGCAGCGGGATAACAGACTATTTTTACTGATGACGGAAGACCGCCCTGCCTCGGCAGCACTGCTTCATAGCAGCGCAAGCGCTTGCGGCCTGTACTACTTCGCGACCCTGCCTGCTTTCAGAAGGCGCGGCCTCGCCCGCAGACATATGAAGGAGCTTGTTCAGCAAGCCCGGCAGTTTTCAGATGAGTTTGTGTTGCTTGCAACAGAGGAGGGGCTCCCCTTCTATATTGATTTTGGTTTCACTGCACTTGCAGATGTGCCGATGCGTTCAATATCAGACGATTTGTAATTTTTTAGCCTGCTAAAAGCATTATTTTTTTACTCAGAATGGTGATTTATGATATATTCAGAATCAAACGATTGGGTCAGACCACAGTGAATGAAGGGAGATATTACAAAATGGCGGACATTGACAAATTCTGGAGGGATGCTCCAAGCAACTATCCTGTCTGCGCTTCAACGAAGGTTACAAAGAATATGGTACTCAACGCTATAGTCGCTGGTGCTCGAGACCTGGATACCTTAAAGAAAATCGTCCCGCTTTGTCCGGATAATGAATGCTCCAAACATAATCCGCTGGGTCATGGATGTAAGGAGAATGCAGAAACCCTGCTTGCTATATACGTCCCAATATATGATCTTATGATGGAGGGCGGGGGCTGTAAACATGGTAATAGGATCAACGCCGCGACTCCGTCTCCTTCTGACCGCAAAAACAGTGACGGCTGCGGCAGGCTATGCGACGACGAGAAATGATATTAACAATAATTATGATCCCCACGCCGTAAAAGAGTTTGTCCATGTATGGGGATTAGAAGAGAATATTGCAGACTCTCATTTTATTTACTGATAGGAACATTTACTGGAATTTTTATTCAGTAGCTTGAGTCACACTACTGATGACAGTTTTAGTTTTTCAGACTATCCTTTGCTTGTAAGTCGCCCCGTCCGTCGATAGCAATTGATTATAACGATCACCAGCAACCAAGAAACATAGCTCCAAGTTTTTAGGTCCAAGTCATCGCAGTTTCAGTTACACGGCGGCGTTAAGTCTGGCAGACTCTTAGGAGAAGCCGGAGCGGGGCGTTTTAAAGCGCCCAAAAAGAAGGGGCTGCACCCGTACGGGTGCAGCCCCTTCTTTTTTCTAATTACAAGTAAGATCTATTTCGGCGCTTTGTTGATGAGCTTTTTAAGTTCGGCTATGAGCGGCTTTACGCGTTTATCATTCGCCGACCTTTTCAGGGCTGCTTTTGTAGACATATCGCGTCCCCAGTATGCACGGTTCGCATCTCTGTTCTGGTTGATGACACTGCCCCCGACTGAAACTCCTGCAAAGAGCCCCTTCGTCATCGAATAGCTATAGATGGAGGCCTTCATGGGAGCGTTTGTCCCGGCAGAGGCGCTTCGTCCCACAGGACCTGCCGCTATCGAGACATCAGCGCCAAGCTTGAAGCTGTTTCCTCCTGTAAAAGCATGGAGCCCCTCTTCATTTGTGATGACCAGAACAAGTCCTATAGACTGCACTCCGATCTGAAGTCCTATCGAGGCACCGGAAATACCCATAAACGCAGGTCCCTTCCATGTTCCGTCAGGACTGCGCAGAAAGACCAATCCTTCTCCCGTCTGACCGCCTATACCAAAACCAGCTTTCGTAACGGCTGGGAATATCGCAATCCCCTTGCTTGACTTTACTACCGAAGCCATGGTCTCCACGTCATCCTGAGCCGTCATATCACGAATAAGTTCTGTCGCCAGCCTTATTCGTCTTTCATGTGCCTTCTCGGCAAACGCCGTTCCGGCAAAAAGAATAAACATCGACATTACCAGCATAGAAACAACAAATTTTAAATGCCTGTTCATTGTAACATCCACTCCTTGTGGTTAAATATTTTTTATAATTTTAAATATTTTGAATTATTATACATTGTAAATTCATGATATAAAGCGTAAAAATGCTGATAGTTTTATAATCTAGTAACCCTACACAACTATATAAGGAAATGCATAGGATAAACCCACTGCTGTCCAAAATAGCAAAAATCTAAAAATAGGATCCGGTTATAGCAAAGCTTTTTAATAATATCTTGTAAAAATCTATATTGGACACATCTGAATTATAGGATACAATTAAGTTAGACTCGGTATCTAAATAGCAACTTTCTCCTTAAGGGAATTATTCGTGTTATATTTCAAGGCTTTTATTGCCTAAACTCGGTCTTTTAAAAGGTGGGGGCATCAATGGACAGAATTTTCGCTCCGTGGCGCATGGAATACATCACATCCAATTCAGACGACAATGAGACAAAAGGAACGGGCTGTATTTTCTGCGATTTTCCAAAGCTCGATGATGATGAAAAAAATCTCATCCTTCATCGCGGCAAGACCTGTTTTGTCATCTTGAATGCGTTCCCATACAATCCTGGACATCTTATGGTCGTGCCATATCGCCACACCGCGGACTTGCCGGGATTGAGGCAGGATGAGATCATAGAGATGATGTCGCTATGTCAGAAGGCACACAATGTCCTGACGGAAGTAATGAACCCACATGGCTTCAATCTTGGGATGAATCTGGGTAAAGTTGCCGGCGCCGGGATCGACCAGCATCTGCACATGCACATAGTCCCGCGCTGGAACGGCGATACAAACTTCATGCCCGTGATCGGCGAGGTGCGTGTCATATCAGAAGCGCTGCTTTCAACACTGAGGCACCTTGAAAAAGCATGGCAGAAACAGTAAGGCTCTTTGTTTTTACAGCACCCCGCAATGATGCTGACGTAGAACTTACCGTAAAACGATCGCGCTTTATCGGCTCTATCCGCATTGCGCTTTCGGCAGATGAGGCCACAGAGCTTATTAAGGGAGTTTCAGCCCTATATCCCAAGGCAAATCACCACTGCTGGGCGTATCGTGTCGGCATTGACCAGCCGCTTGAACACTGCTCCGATGCAGGAGAGCCCGCAGGGACTGCGGGGCACCCGATTCTTGGCACTATTAAAAGACATTCTCTGGACAACACATTAATTGTCGTGACACGTTACTTTGGCGGAATCAAGCTGGGCGTTCGCGGCCTCATAGATGCATACGGCCAGGCGGCGGAGCTTGCAGTGACAGAGGCAGGAACTGTGGAGATGGAGCTTAACAATGCGCTGGAGATAAGTTGTGGATATGACTATTCAAAGACCATCACAACAACACTGAGGAAGTGGGGCTTTGGCGATGACCGTCAGAACACTTTATATGGAGAAGCAGTCAAAATAAAACTCGAAGTCCCCTGCTCCATGCGCAAAGAGATATCTCCGGCCCTTGATGAAATGAAGGCCCGTGGGTTTCTGGCTGAACTAAAGTGGGACGAGAAGATCCTGGTTCGTGAAAAATGGACATAAGGTGACTGCGGCCGTACAGAATTTTATATTGCCTTGGTGGGATAGACAGAGAAAAACACTTCCCCTTTTTATCCATGCACTGGATAAAAATATAAGATATGTGAATGCAACGGAAGGGGCGTTTACTATGTTAAAAAAGAGCTTAATATTGTTGGCCTTACTGTTTTTTTTGGCCACCCCGCAGGCCTGCTCCGCAGAAAGCAGCACAACAGACAGCGGCATACCGGATGAGGAAGCACTTCTATTTATCAACGATTCCGAATTTGTAATCAAGGGAATTTATATCTTGCGGATCGGAACGGAAAACTGGTCGGAGAACCTCCTTGGAGATAAGCCTCTTAAAAAAAGGG
The Synergistaceae bacterium genome window above contains:
- a CDS encoding translation initiation factor codes for the protein MTKPKKIKKIKSGDGFSLGEDGGPLSVSLGVLLEKESEKEKNVIDRHGSLTSEDTGEKRVPPSEVGHISKLSKVSLQRRTAGCGGKTVTLVTIPKDAAIDLEALAKEMRKGLGCGSKVEKGGIFLQGDIVERVEDWFLKRGVKKIIKGN
- a CDS encoding GNAT family N-acetyltransferase, which encodes MCKLDAFTENLFSFANMIGGNGQVLELLSGSLAAATGLPYAGENYAIFTPRATVDELSKVLDFFKEKELPFVVPQLYDFSPSFSASLDSAGLSVRRRYTAMSLNPAVAGEWERDNDIVSVSDEMVSDWASTVWEGFGGDISVPDEYCLFADYLNRQRDNRLFLLMTEDRPASAALLHSSASACGLYYFATLPAFRRRGLARRHMKELVQQARQFSDEFVLLATEEGLPFYIDFGFTALADVPMRSISDDL
- a CDS encoding lipid-binding SYLF domain-containing protein — encoded protein: MNRHLKFVVSMLVMSMFILFAGTAFAEKAHERRIRLATELIRDMTAQDDVETMASVVKSSKGIAIFPAVTKAGFGIGGQTGEGLVFLRSPDGTWKGPAFMGISGASIGLQIGVQSIGLVLVITNEEGLHAFTGGNSFKLGADVSIAAGPVGRSASAGTNAPMKASIYSYSMTKGLFAGVSVGGSVINQNRDANRAYWGRDMSTKAALKRSANDKRVKPLIAELKKLINKAPK
- a CDS encoding HIT domain-containing protein, which encodes MDRIFAPWRMEYITSNSDDNETKGTGCIFCDFPKLDDDEKNLILHRGKTCFVILNAFPYNPGHLMVVPYRHTADLPGLRQDEIIEMMSLCQKAHNVLTEVMNPHGFNLGMNLGKVAGAGIDQHLHMHIVPRWNGDTNFMPVIGEVRVISEALLSTLRHLEKAWQKQ
- a CDS encoding YigZ family protein produces the protein MAETVRLFVFTAPRNDADVELTVKRSRFIGSIRIALSADEATELIKGVSALYPKANHHCWAYRVGIDQPLEHCSDAGEPAGTAGHPILGTIKRHSLDNTLIVVTRYFGGIKLGVRGLIDAYGQAAELAVTEAGTVEMELNNALEISCGYDYSKTITTTLRKWGFGDDRQNTLYGEAVKIKLEVPCSMRKEISPALDEMKARGFLAELKWDEKILVREKWT